A part of Notolabrus celidotus isolate fNotCel1 chromosome 21, fNotCel1.pri, whole genome shotgun sequence genomic DNA contains:
- the LOC117804922 gene encoding uncharacterized protein LOC117804922 isoform X2 has translation MAFHRRSFTWMQLGITKQKQLLDFSWRACRNTDDHPGKCSEIVRADQGVENVDITRCMFTVRGTGRGSFIAGKSVHNQRVERLWRDLWSVTCQYYNVLHSLEEEGFVDLSNAVHLYCVGHVFIPRLRTDLHHFTESWNCHPLRTEGNLSPNQLWMIGMLQAPMPEPDLVEIQQAEEQPPCDHDTSEHGVIVPEMQCPLPEERLAALQEINPTAESSSFGRDIYLLALNVACGV, from the exons ATGGCTTTTCACAGAag ATCTTTTACTTGGATGCAGCTGGGAATAACAAAGCAGAAACAGCTTTTGGATTTTTCATGGAGGGCGTGCAGAAACACGGATGACCATCCAGGCAAGTGCtcagaaat agTACGAGCAGATCAAGGTGTTGAAAATGTAGACATCACTAGATGCATGTTTACAGTACGAGGAACAGGTCGTGGCAGTTTCATTGCAGGAAAAAGCGTCCATAACCAGAG AGTGGAACGGCTATGGAGAGACCTTTGGAGCGTCACATGTCAGTACTACAATGTACTCCACAGTTTGGAGGAAGAGGGATTTGTTGACCTCTCCAATGCTGTCCACCTCTACTGTGTTGGACATGTCTTCATACCACGGCTCCGAACAGATCTGCATCACTTTACAGAGAGCTGGAACTGCCACCCGTTGCGCACAGAGGGAAATCTGTCACCAAATCAACTCTGGATGATAGGGATGCTACAAGCACCCATGCCAGAGCCAGACCTGGTAGAG ATCCAGCAAGCTGAAGAGCAGCCCCCTTGTGACCATGACACCAGTGAACATGGGGTCATTGTACCAGAAATGCAATGCCCCCTGCCAGAGGAAAGACTTGCGGCACTACAGGAAATAAATCCCACTGCTGAGTCCTCAAGCTTTGGTCGGGACATCTACTTGCTAGCTCTCAATGTTGCCTGTGGTGTCTAA